The genomic DNA GCATTATCTTTTTCCAAACACAGGCTCATCAGCAGCATGAAATAGCTTCTGCACCAAAAGCCACGATAGGTAATGCCCAGAACCTGAACGTAGCCTATCAAAAATGGAAAGAACAGCTAACATCTTACGAGGGCGCCTCCGAGGTCGTTGTGCCCATCGGATGGGCAAAAGGACTTTCCGCTGAGCGTACCCCTGCGCGCGGCACTGCCCGTATTAATTTTATCGACAGCAAAATTTCTGTCAACATCCAGTATATGAGCGACGCTTATGCACTTGACGCATGGCTTGTTGACAACATCAGTGGTGAAGACAAGACCGTCAAAGCTGAAGACGGCGACAACATTCGTTACCTGGGCCGGCTCAACTGGCAAGCTGATGGCGCCACCCTGCACGCACAGCTCGAGCAACATGCCCTGCTTCAATTTGAAATAGATGCCATTGTCATCACCAAAGCCGGCATTCGCCCGGAAGAAGCAGGCCTCCTCTATGGCATGCCTGGTCTGTTCCAGCGCCTTTATAGGGACGAACTTGTCCAGGCAAGCGGCCTACGGGCCCCAGACGACGAGCAGAACCTGCTCGCACTCGCCGCGCCTACAGCTCATGCCAACGAAGCTGCGGCCAGCCTATCAGTATTCCAAACCCTCGTAGAAGACGGGGAAGAAATTTTCTTCAACGAAACGTTTGATGGCAACGGCAGAACTTGCGGCACGTGCCATCCTGCAGAAAACAACTTTACGATTGACCCTACATTTATCGCCACCCTCCCGGCAGACGATCCGTTGTTTGTTGCAGAGAACATTCCTGCACTCGACTTCGATCAGAATGGCGGCTTGCGGTTTGAAAACCCGGTATTGATGCGCGAACGGGCGCTCATCGTTGTAAATGCTGACGGCTTTGATGACCCGGCCAACAAGTTTGTCATGCGCAGCGTCTCTCACGTTTTCGCACAGGCGTTGTCTATCACACCAAGCACCGACGATGGAAGCGACCCTGGCAAATTGCACCGAACGGGTTGGGACGGAGATGGATCACCTGGCACGGGTACAATCAGAGAATTTGCGATCGGCGCGGTGAATCAGCACAACCCGCTGACCATGAACCGCATCGAAGGCGTTGATTTCCGGTTACCAACCGACTTTGAACTCGACGCACTGGAAGCCTTCCAGCTTTCCCTGGGCCGGCAGGAAGAAATGGATCTGCAGAACATGACCTTCCTCGACCAGAGCGTCGCCGGCGGCAAAGCCCGCTTTATGGGGCAAGACAAATGCCACCAGTGCCACGGTAACGCCGGTGCAAAAGCTACGATCACCCCATTCTCTGGCACCAACGCAAACTTTGACACGGATGTAGAAGACGGCGTGAACCCGGCAGACCGACTCGGTGAAGTTATGCCGATCGACGGCGGCGCCGGCCACGATGGCAGCCTTGCGCTAGGTTTCGGTGATGGAAAGTTCAACGTTCCTTCGATTATAGAGGCTGCTGACACACCTCCGTTCTTCCACGACAACTCTAAAGAGTCGCTGCGCAACGCTGTTGTCTTCTACGCAACAGACACATTCAACAGCTCCCCTGCCGGGCAGCTGGTAGATGGAATTGTGCTCGGAACTGGTGCTTTTGAGATCGAGGACTTCCTCCGCGTTATCAACACCATCGACAACCTCCGCAGCGCAGAGCAATACATCTTGCGCGCCATGCAACTTGAGCTTACGGAGAGCCTGAAATTGATGAACCTGGCTAAAATAGACCTGGAGGACTCCGAAGGTGTTCTCGACCGGGGCAACTTACACGGCCCCGAACGCGCGCTACTTACTCAGGGTATGGATGCCATTACCGATGCCGAGAACGCGGCAAGTACAGGTGAACGCGATGATTTCCTGAACCAGGCATTGGGCTTGATGCAAGATGCACGAGATGGCATGGTCATCATGGAAGGTGGCACCAACAATCTGCCGTCTGCTTCTTTCACCGTTTCAACAACCGGCCTCACGGCTAACTTCACCGACACCAGTACTGATGCAGACGGATCCATTGTATCCTGGAGCTGGGACTTTGCCGGCCAGGGCACGTCGAATAATCCAAACCCAAGCTTCACCTTTGCGTCTGCTGGCACCTTCAACGTATTCCTGACCGTCACCGACAACGATGGCGGCACCAATACAACAAGCCAAAATGTGACCGTAGTTGACAATGGCGGAGACAACAATCCACCATTGGCTTCCTTCACGTTCTCAGCCTCGGCCCTTACAGCAGACTTTACCGATACAAGTACAGACACCGATGGCTCTGTTGTATCCTGGAGTTGGGACTTTGGGGGCGATGGTACATCAACCAGCCAAAATCCTAGCCACACCTTCTCTGCTGACGGCACCTTTAACGTCTCGTTGACAGTGACCGACAACGAAGGCGCTACCGGCACAACCAGCCAGAACGTAACCGTGAGCAGCGGTGGCGGTGCGTCAACGATGCATGTTGAAAACATCACCACAGCCATTACACGTGGTGCGGGTGGCGTGGGTAATGTTGAAGCAACCTTGTTGATTCACGACAGCAACGGCAATCCGGTTGCAGATGCCACAGTTACCGGTACGTTTGGTGGTGATCTGACAGGCAGTGACACAGGAGTCACAAATGGTAGCGGCGAAGTTGTGCTCACATCAGACCAATTCACGTCGCGCCCAAGTGACCTTGGTATTTGTGCTGACAACGTCACGCATGGCTCGCTGACGTATGATGCGAGCCAGAACAGCGATGCGAGCTTTGATTGCTCAACAGCCGGCCCCATTGCCGGCATCGCTGACCAGCGCGAAACACCTGACGCATTCACGCTGCATCCAAACTTCCCGAACCCGTTCAATCCTACAACAGAAATTCGCTTCTCGCTGAAAGAGAGTGGTGCTGTACGGATCAGCATTTTCAATGCACTCGGGCAAGAAGTACGGGTACTGGCTGATGGCAATTATGATCTGGGTGAGCACAGCGTTACCTGGGATGGTAAAGACAACGCCGGTGCAGGCCTCGCAACAGGCACGTACCTCTACCAGCTCCGCTACAACAACCAGACCTTCACCAGAACCATGACAATGCTCAAGTAAAGCTGCGTCACAGTCTACCTAAAGGTTGGCTGTTTGGATTGCTGCATCAAGTACACCTTGTGCCTGCAGCGTCCAAACAACCAACCTTTTTTATTTGTTACCATGCTAAATGCCACGCTTTGGGAACGCTGTATCCAAAAGGACGAGTAGCCGTATCAACGATTGTATCCTGAGGAATGCAGCATTGCCACAGCATGAAATTTATCAAAGGGCTGACGCTCAACGAAAAGTATTACCACGAAGTTGTCGCGCCCCTCGTGCAGCAATTTGACCCACAGCTAACTTATACCAGCAGCCTACTCGGCTATGGCTCTGACGTGCTCGGCTTCGACACTGCCACGAGCATGGACCATAACTGGGGGCCGAGGCTTCAGATTTTCCTGGACGAATCTGACCTGCATCGAAAAAAAGAACTTGATGCTTTTTTGTCAGCAAACCTGCCTGTGACATTCATGGGTCTGCCCACAAATTTTGCCGCAAACCCAGGAGATCCAATCCGGCGCATGGCACCAGCTACCGGACCGCCCGTCAACCACCTGATAGAAATTTACAGCATCGATGCGTTTGTCCTTTCCATTTTGGGAAAGCCCCTGGACGAGTTGACGCTGCTTGACTGGGTTCGCATACCCGAGCAAGTATTGCTGGAAGCTACGGCCGGCAAAGTATTTCACGACGGATTGCGGATACTCACGCCTCTCCGTGAACGACTCAGCTATTATCCATTGGATGTGCAAAAACTCAAAATTGCAGCGCTCTGGCAAGGCATCGCCAATGAAGAAGCCTTCCTTGGCAGATGCATCGAACATGCAGACTATGCCGGCGTGAAGCTCATTTCAGCGCGCATTATAAACCAACTCATGAAAATCTGCTTTGGAATCCAAAAGCGGTACATCCCTTACTCAAAATGGTTTACCGCCATGTTCAAAACACTTGGGCTTTCCGCGATCGACCAGCTTATAACAGAAGTACTGCGAGAAAATGACCCAATGCTGATTGAAGAAAAGGTTGCCAGCCTGTATCGCGAAGTTATTACCCTGAACAATACGTCAGATGAACTACCTCAAATAACAAACACTGTCAGAGACTACTACAACCGGCCCTACAAAGTGGTTATGGCCGGCGAAATTGCAACATGCTTTGTTGGAGACATAGCAAACAGCACCATCAAAAAGCTAGACCTGCTATCTGTGTTTATCGACAACAAAATCGACGCTGCTGATTTCACCGATGCACGACCGTTGATTCATCGGATGGTTGGACCG from Bacteroidota bacterium includes the following:
- a CDS encoding PKD domain-containing protein, yielding MKLVKLTALAIAIFVCIIFFQTQAHQQHEIASAPKATIGNAQNLNVAYQKWKEQLTSYEGASEVVVPIGWAKGLSAERTPARGTARINFIDSKISVNIQYMSDAYALDAWLVDNISGEDKTVKAEDGDNIRYLGRLNWQADGATLHAQLEQHALLQFEIDAIVITKAGIRPEEAGLLYGMPGLFQRLYRDELVQASGLRAPDDEQNLLALAAPTAHANEAAASLSVFQTLVEDGEEIFFNETFDGNGRTCGTCHPAENNFTIDPTFIATLPADDPLFVAENIPALDFDQNGGLRFENPVLMRERALIVVNADGFDDPANKFVMRSVSHVFAQALSITPSTDDGSDPGKLHRTGWDGDGSPGTGTIREFAIGAVNQHNPLTMNRIEGVDFRLPTDFELDALEAFQLSLGRQEEMDLQNMTFLDQSVAGGKARFMGQDKCHQCHGNAGAKATITPFSGTNANFDTDVEDGVNPADRLGEVMPIDGGAGHDGSLALGFGDGKFNVPSIIEAADTPPFFHDNSKESLRNAVVFYATDTFNSSPAGQLVDGIVLGTGAFEIEDFLRVINTIDNLRSAEQYILRAMQLELTESLKLMNLAKIDLEDSEGVLDRGNLHGPERALLTQGMDAITDAENAASTGERDDFLNQALGLMQDARDGMVIMEGGTNNLPSASFTVSTTGLTANFTDTSTDADGSIVSWSWDFAGQGTSNNPNPSFTFASAGTFNVFLTVTDNDGGTNTTSQNVTVVDNGGDNNPPLASFTFSASALTADFTDTSTDTDGSVVSWSWDFGGDGTSTSQNPSHTFSADGTFNVSLTVTDNEGATGTTSQNVTVSSGGGASTMHVENITTAITRGAGGVGNVEATLLIHDSNGNPVADATVTGTFGGDLTGSDTGVTNGSGEVVLTSDQFTSRPSDLGICADNVTHGSLTYDASQNSDASFDCSTAGPIAGIADQRETPDAFTLHPNFPNPFNPTTEIRFSLKESGAVRISIFNALGQEVRVLADGNYDLGEHSVTWDGKDNAGAGLATGTYLYQLRYNNQTFTRTMTMLK
- a CDS encoding DUF4037 domain-containing protein, whose amino-acid sequence is MKFIKGLTLNEKYYHEVVAPLVQQFDPQLTYTSSLLGYGSDVLGFDTATSMDHNWGPRLQIFLDESDLHRKKELDAFLSANLPVTFMGLPTNFAANPGDPIRRMAPATGPPVNHLIEIYSIDAFVLSILGKPLDELTLLDWVRIPEQVLLEATAGKVFHDGLRILTPLRERLSYYPLDVQKLKIAALWQGIANEEAFLGRCIEHADYAGVKLISARIINQLMKICFGIQKRYIPYSKWFTAMFKTLGLSAIDQLITEVLRENDPMLIEEKVASLYREVITLNNTSDELPQITNTVRDYYNRPYKVVMAGEIATCFVGDIANSTIKKLDLLSVFIDNKIDAADFTDARPLIHRMVGPQP